A stretch of the Diadema setosum chromosome 16, eeDiaSeto1, whole genome shotgun sequence genome encodes the following:
- the LOC140239837 gene encoding WSCD family member AAEL009094-like, with translation MKVLRRGCKQWLLIVVSSILLLFLLHKTPFVTLPPFLIADAVRNAHQQLPWPGQWRDDVAKADVPRLAQPIGRIAPGDNDSLVGANASGDILPVNLSHSLASHALQAVRNDQTIDQVRKVKNVSFDICRNADFTKRMSRPMIALASVPGSGNTWVRYLLERASGVLTGSVYRDKHLLAGGFRGEFANPAMRNTLVIKTHDTGSAKSTAHYQGAIVIVRNPYNTLLSYANLINAGHTGWATETYFKSEKWDRFIQSASISWEDRITSWLPRNNVRVLFYEDLKSDLRNQIIQLLRFLDFPVDHDRLDCMEAHPEGDFHRKARYPGGNDPTTFDPFSDRHREIIDEHVKRASDALRKYGFIDHDLSYAGLER, from the exons ATGAAAGTCTTACGGCGAGGGTGTAAACAGTGGTTGTTGATCGTCGTGTCTTCGATTTTACTGCTTTTCCTCCTTCATAAGACGCCATTTGTGACGCTACCACCGTTTCTTATTGCCGACGCCGTGCGAAACGCTCATCAGCAGTTACCTTGGCCTGGCCAGTGGAGGGACGATGTCGCGAAGGCGGACGTTCCCCGTCTTGCTCAACCCATCGGCCGCATCGCACCGGGTGATAATGACTCTCTCgtcggggcaaatgcctctggAGATATTCTCCCTGTTAATCTTAGTCACTCTCTCGCAAGCCATGCACTCCAAGCAGTTAGAAATGACCAAACAATCGACCAAGTTCGCAAAG TGAAGAACGTGTCTTTTGACATCTGCCGGAACGCTGACTTCACGAAACGTATGTCTCGTCCAATGATCGCCCTGGCCAGCGTTCCCGGCTCCGGGAATACCTGGGTCCGATACCTGCTGGAGAGGGCGTCGGGAGTCCTGACGGGAAGCGTTTATCGGGACAAACATCTCCTCGCTGGAG GTTTCAGAGGGGAGTTCGCTAATCCCGCCATGCGCAACACGCTGGTGATCAAAACGCACGATACGGGCTCAGCGAAATCCACGGCTCACTACCAGGGTGCCATTGTGATTGTAAGGAATCCCTACAACACGCTGCTCTCCTACGCGAACCTGATCAACGCAGGACACACGGGGTGGGCAACTGAGACCTACTTCAAGTCCGAAA AATGGGACAGATTTATTCAGAGTGCTTCCATATCTTGGGAAGACCGGATCACATCATGGCTCCCGCGCAACAACGTCCGCGTGCTGTTTTACGAGGACCTCAAGTCTGACCTCCGCAATCAGATCATTCAGCTGCTCCGCTTCCTCGACTTCCCCGTCGACCACGATCGCCTGGACTGCATGGAGGCCCATCCGGAGGGTGACTTCCATCGCAAAGCCAGATACCCCGGTGGTAACGATCCGACAACCTTCGACCCATTCTCGGACAGACATAGGGAAATCATCGATGAACACGTGAAAAGGGCTTCTGATGCTCTACGAAAATATGGCTTCATCGACCATGACCTGTCCTACGCGGGGTTAGAGAGGTGA